The Hymenobacter sp. DG01 genome has a segment encoding these proteins:
- a CDS encoding ABC transporter permease, with translation MVKSFGEFLLFLQSMLTRKERAVVLWQRTLDECVIIGINSIFIVAIVSAFIGAVTCVQIAYNLTNPLIPKSTIGYMVREMTILELAPTITSIVLAGKVGSSIAGGLGTMRITEQVSALEVMGINSASYLVLPRILASMLMFPLLVILAMALSIIGGYLAGSLTGALSAQEYIEGIRTDFIPYNIVFALIKSVVFAFLVSAISSFKGFYTQGGALEVGAASTTAVNNSIIAILVADFALAALLL, from the coding sequence ATGGTTAAATCCTTCGGTGAATTCCTGCTCTTCCTGCAGAGCATGCTCACGCGGAAAGAACGGGCCGTGGTATTATGGCAACGCACACTGGATGAGTGCGTTATCATCGGCATCAACTCCATCTTCATCGTCGCCATCGTATCGGCCTTTATTGGGGCCGTAACCTGCGTTCAGATTGCGTACAACCTTACGAACCCCCTGATTCCCAAAAGCACCATCGGCTACATGGTGCGCGAAATGACCATTCTGGAGTTGGCCCCCACCATTACTAGCATTGTGCTGGCTGGTAAGGTAGGCTCCAGCATTGCGGGTGGGCTGGGCACCATGCGCATCACGGAGCAAGTATCGGCACTGGAAGTAATGGGCATCAACTCGGCCTCCTACTTGGTGCTACCCCGCATTCTGGCCTCTATGCTGATGTTTCCGCTGCTGGTGATTTTGGCCATGGCGCTTTCCATCATTGGGGGCTACCTGGCCGGCTCCCTTACGGGCGCGCTGTCGGCCCAGGAGTATATCGAGGGCATCCGCACCGATTTTATTCCCTATAACATCGTCTTCGCCCTGATTAAGTCGGTGGTATTTGCCTTCCTGGTGTCGGCCATTTCGTCGTTTAAAGGGTTTTATACCCAGGGCGGCGCTCTAGAGGTAGGCGCGGCCAGCACCACGGCCGTGAATAACTCCATCATCGCCATTCTGGTGGCCGACTTCGCGCTGGCGGCTCTCCTTCTCTAA
- a CDS encoding ABC transporter ATP-binding protein encodes MIEVHNVQKSFDGNQVLKGITCRFETGKCNLLLGGSGTGKSVLLQCIVGLMKPDLGSITFDGTVFTNNKVNIRQEIRRKIGMLFQGSALFDSMTVHENVEFPLKMLTPDMTREERRDRVEFCLKRVGLENAGTKMPSEISGGMKKRVGIARAIAPNCTYLFCDEPNSGLDPLTSIKIDELIYEITHEYGITTVVVTHDMNSVIEIGDHIIFLYKGQKLWDGNKDEILNAQVPELKEFIFSSSLVRAAKKVDDETEGGLAAATTDEAINI; translated from the coding sequence ATGATTGAAGTTCATAACGTTCAAAAATCTTTTGATGGCAACCAGGTGCTCAAGGGTATTACCTGCCGCTTCGAGACGGGTAAGTGCAACTTGTTACTAGGGGGTTCGGGCACGGGTAAATCGGTGCTGCTGCAGTGCATTGTGGGCCTGATGAAGCCCGACCTGGGCAGCATCACTTTCGATGGCACCGTCTTCACCAACAACAAGGTGAATATCCGCCAGGAAATCCGGCGCAAAATCGGGATGCTCTTCCAGGGCTCGGCTCTGTTCGACTCGATGACGGTGCACGAAAACGTGGAGTTTCCGCTGAAAATGCTGACTCCCGACATGACCCGCGAAGAGCGCCGCGACCGGGTGGAGTTCTGCCTGAAGCGTGTAGGACTAGAAAATGCGGGCACAAAAATGCCTTCCGAAATTTCCGGGGGCATGAAAAAGCGCGTGGGCATTGCCCGCGCCATTGCGCCCAACTGCACCTACCTGTTCTGCGACGAACCCAACTCCGGCCTCGACCCGCTCACCAGCATAAAAATTGACGAGCTGATCTACGAAATCACGCACGAGTACGGCATTACCACCGTGGTAGTAACCCACGATATGAACTCCGTAATTGAAATCGGTGACCATATCATCTTCCTCTACAAGGGCCAGAAACTGTGGGACGGTAACAAGGATGAAATCCTGAATGCCCAGGTGCCCGAGCTCAAGGAGTTCATCTTCAGCAGCAGCCTCGTGCGCGCCGCCAAGAAAGTGGACGACGAAACTGAAGGCGGCCTAGCCGCTGCTACTACCGACGAAGCCATAAACATCTAA